The genomic stretch GCGCTCACCAGGTCCAGGGTAGGCGATCAGACCTCGGTGACCTCGAAGGTCCGCGTCGGGCTGACGAACTCCTCCTGGGCAGCGACCAGCAGGATCTCCCGCGAGCCGGCGTCCTCCGTGCGCTGCAGCAGCCCGAACACCGACGCCGCCGCGCGGCCCAGCGCCTCGCCCGCCGAGCGGGTCTCCAGCCAGTGCGCCAGGAACAGCGCCGCGATCGCATCGCCGGCGCCGTTCACCGAGACCCCGAGCTTCGGCGTCCGCACGCGGAAGTGCCGGCCCCCTTCCGACGCGAGCAGGTCCACGGCGTCGTCCGGGGTGTCCGCGGCGTCCAGGCTCGTGGTGAGGACGACGCGCGGGCCGAGCGCCTGCACCGCGGCGACGGCGTCCTTGACCGACGCCAGCGACGTCGTGGTGTACCCCGACAGCAGGTCGAGCTCGAAGTGGTTCGGCGTCACCAGGTCGGCGGCCGGGACGGCGACCTCGCGCATGAACTCCTCGATGCCGGGTCGGACGAACACCCCCGTCCCACGTCGCCGATGACCGGGTCGCAGCAGTAGACGGCGTCCTGGTTGGCCTCGCGCACCCGGTCGACGGTCTGCACGACGGCGTGCCCGATGTCGGCGGAGCCGAGGTAGCCCGACAGCACGGCGTCGCACCGGCCGAGCACACCTCGGTCGGCGATGCCCTGGACGACCTCCTCGAGCGCCTGGCCGTCGAACACCCGCCCGGTCCACTGCCCGTAGCCGGTGTGGTTGGAGAACTGCACGGTGTGCACCGGCCACACCTCGATGCCGAGGCGCTGCAGCGGGAAGACCGCCGAGGAGTTGCCGACGTGCCCGTAGGCGACGTGCGACTGGATGGAGAGGACGTTGCGCACGGGGTCAGACGGTAGAGCAGCGCGGTGACGCTCCTGTGACGCCGCCGTGACGCCCGGGTCGGTAGACGTGCGGCAGAGGCCGCCCGGCCTCAGGGGGAACGCTGCTCTCCGGAGCGGCCGGACGGACGGACGACCCATGACCCTGGCCACCTATGTCGAGATGCCTACCCCGCGCAGGGCGATGGACGGCGAGGCCCAGGACCTCCTGCCCGCCGACCTGACCGTCGCCTACGGCGCGGGCGACGCGGCGGTGGCGGGGTCGGTCCCGCTGCACGAGTTCCTGAAGAACGCCGGCACCCTGACGCTCGCCGACCGGCTCACCATCGTCGGGCAGGCGCTGCTGATGCTCGAGGGCAACTACGTGCACCTGCCGCTGAAGTCGGCCATGCACGCGGTGAACCCGGTGCAGCGGCTGCGGCTGCTGCGTGCCCGGCTGCAGCGGCAGACCGACGGGACCATGGACCCCGAGCGGATCTTCCACATGGAGATGTCGGCGGTCTTCCACTCGGTCCGCGATCTGCACACCAACTACCTGCTGCCCGCCCCGTTCGCCGGCATGATCGCCTACCTGCCCTTCCAGGTGGAGCGCTGCGTCGAGGACGGCGAGGCGACCTACGTCGTCAGCCGCATCGCGGCCGGGCTGTCCTCCCCGACGTTCCAGGTCGGCACCGAGATCACCCACTGGAACGGCATGCCGATCGACCGGGCAGTCGCCGTGAACGCCGACCGGTTCGCCGGGAGCAACGTGCCCGCCCGCCTCGCCCGCGGCATCGACTCGCTGACCGTGCGGTCGCTGCGCCTGCACCTGCCGCCGGACGAGGAGTGGGTCACCGTCAGCTACGTCGACAACGCAGGCGTCCGTCGCGAGCTGCGGGAGCCCTGGCTGGTGGCTCCCAACGCCCCCGCGATGGCCGCCGAGGACGGGATCAGCGAGGCCGCCGCGGCGATGGGCCTGGACCTGCACGCGGACGAGACCGGCCGGGCCCGCGCCCTGCTGTACGCGCCGCGGGCGGTCGAGCAGTCGCTGGGCACCATCGCCGTCGAGGTGTCGACGGAGCCCGCCGCGGCCGGGGCCGACGTCCCGTCGACGATGCCCCTGGTGTTCCGGGCGCGCAGCGTCGTCACGCAGGCGGGGACCTTCGGCCACCTGCGGATCTTCACCTTCAACGTGCCCGACCCCGAGGCCTTCGTCGACGAGTTCGTCCGGCTGGCCCAGCTGCTGCCGCAGGAGGGACTCATCCTCGACGTCCGCGGCAACGGCGGCGGGCACATCTACGCCAGCGAGTTCACCCTGCAGACCCTGACGCCGCGCCGGATCACCCCGGAGCCGGTGCAGTTCGTCTGCACCCCCTCAACCTCGAGATCTGCCGGCGGCACAAGGACAACCCGACCAACCGGATCGACCTCGGCCCCTGGTTCCCGTCGATGGACCAGTCGGTGGAGACCGGCAGCATCTACTCCTCGGCCTTCCCGATCGCCCCCGAGGACCGCGCCAACGCCCGCGGGCAGAAGTACTTCGGACCGGTCGTCCTGGTCACCGATGCCCGCTGCTACTCGGCGACCGACATCTTCGCCGCGGGCTTCCAGGACCACGAGATCGGCGACGTCCTGGGGATCGACGACAACACCGGCGCCGGCGGGGCCAACGTGTGGACGCACGGCCTGCTCAAGGCTCTGCGGGAGGTGCCTGCCGACCCGGACTCGCCGTACAGGCCGCTGCCGAAGCAGGCGGACATGCGCGTCTCCATCCGCCGGACGCTGCGGGTCGGACGACTGGCCGGTACCCCGGTGGAGGACCTCGGCGTGCGGCCCGACGTCCGCCACGAGATGACCCGCCGCGACGTGCTGGAGGGCAACGTCGACCTCATGGAGCGTGCCGGCTCCCTCCTCGCCGGCAAGCCCCGGCGCCGCCTGGACGTCACCGCATTCGCCAGCCGGGCCAACCACCTGGTCGTGCAGCTCACGGTGGGCGGCCTCGACCGGGTCGACGTCTACCTCGACGGCCGGCCGCGGGGCAGCAGCGACGTCTCCGACGGTGCCTCGGAGCTGCGGTTCGACGACTGCGGCGGGACCCGGGTCATCCAGGTGATGGGCTTCCAGGACGGAGAGCTGGTGGCGGCGCGCACCGAGCAGCTCGGCTAGGTCGGCCGTGCGCCCCGCCTGGCGGGCGGCTGTGAGCGTCTCCGCGGCGGTCAGCCGGGGAGCAGGACCGTGCGCAGTTCGTGGGCGCCGTCGGCCCGGGTCGCCTCGTAGAACCAGCGTGCCCCGCCGTCGGGGCGGCTGACGACGTCGACGTAGCGGAGCCCGAACGGCGGGTGCGCGCTGTGCAGCAGGGGAGCGTCGCCGACCGCGGTGAACACCTCGCCGTCCTCGGTGACCGCCAGACCCGAGCGCTCCTCGAAGTTCTCCGCGGCGGTCGCGCGGCCGTCGTAGAGCGCCCAGCCGCGGGACCCGTCGAGGACCACCGTCGCGAAGCGGACCCCGCGGGCGTCCCAGCTGCCCGGCGTGCCGGCGAGTGCGGTGCCGTGCCATCGCCACGTGACGCCGTCGTCGCTGGTGGCGTGCTCGGTGGTCATCCGGTCGGTGGCGTCCGGGTCGTCGAGCGGGTGCACCGACGCCCACAGGTGCCAGCGCCGGCCGTCGTGCCGGATCACCGGGTCCTTGACCGCCGCCGTGTCGGTGCCCGGCAGGACGGTGCGCGGCTGGGCGGTGGCCAGCTCCTCGACCGACGACGCCTCGAGCAGGTCGACCCGCCAGTGCTTGGTCCCCGGCGTGGCGCAGCTGACGTAGAGCCGCCAGCGGCCGTCGGGCGTGTGCACCAGGGCGGGGCGCTCGAGCGACTCCGCGCCGAACAGGTCCTTGCCCACCTCGACGACCGGCGTGAACCGCACGCCGTCGGCGGAGCGGGCGACGACGTTGGCCACCCCCGCCCCTCGCCCACGGGGAGGCGCAGCCGGTAGGCCAGCCACCACGTGCCCCCGACCAGTTGCGCCGACGGCCCGCCGACCCAGGCACCCGGCCGCGGATCCTCCGGCGCGAGGACCACCTGCGCCTCGGACCAGAAGCGATCGGGCTCCGGAGGACGCGGGCGGGACGGCCATGGCGCGGTGGAGGACACGCGGTCAGTGTGCGCCGCGACCCGGCTCAGGCCGTGGCGCTGCCGCCTGTGGGAGGTCGCGCGGTCTCGACGTGCGGCCGGGACTGCCACAGCGCCCACTCGGCGCTGACGTCGCCTGCCGTGCGCAGCAGGCGGGGCAGGTGCTCCTCGACGAGGCGCTCGACCGAGGTCTCGGCCGCGTGCACGGTCACGTTCATCGCGGCCCGCACCGTGCCGGAGCCGTCGCGCACCGGGACGGCGACCGAGCGCACTCCTGGCGCCAGCTCCTCGTCGGCCAGCGCCCACCCCCGGGCACGCACCTCGGTGAGCTCCCGGTCGAGCTGCTCGGGCGGCCGGCCGATGTACGGCGGCAGTCCGGACCGGCTCGGCTGCGCCAGGGTCGCGGCCAGGTCGGCGGGGGAGAGGGCGGCCAGCAGCACCTTGCCCTGGGAGGTCTGCACGGCGGGGAACCGGGTGCCGATCTCGACCCGCATCGCGATGATCTTCGGTACGGACACGCGGGCCACGTAGACGATGTCCGAGCCGTCCAGCTGGGTCATCGACGAGGACTCGCCGGTGCTGGCGACGAGGTCCTCGAGGTGCGGGCGGGCGATGTCCCAGAGCCCGAGCGAGCCGACGTACGCCATGCCGAGGCGCAGCACTCGCGGCGTGAGGGCGTAGCTGCCCCCGGAGGAGCGGACGTACCCGAGCTCCTCCAGGGTCAGCAGCAGCCGCCGCGCCGTCGGCCGGGCGAGCCCCGCCGCTGCGGCCACCTCCGCGAGGGACATGCGGCGGTGGCCGGCGTCGAAGCAGGTGAGGACGTCGAGCCCGCGCGCCAGCGACTCGACGAAGTCCGGCCCTGCTCCGCGCCCCGCCATGTCCGTCCTCCTCGCGCTCCGTTCAGCGGCCGAGGACGCGCTCCTCGCCGCCGGCCCGCTTGGACTCGTCGACGAAGTCGGAGTACTGGTACGGGTTGTCGAGGATCGCGGCCTCCGCCTCCGGCATCTCCGGGAACATGCCCGCCTGCCAGACCTCCTCGCCGCACGCGCCCTTCAGGTACTCGATGGTGTTCTCGATCTCCTGGCGCACGGGTGCCAGGTCGATGCCGACGAGCTTGCCGTCGTGCTTCACCACCCGGCCGTCGACGACGACGGTGTGCACGTCGCCCCGCTGCGCCTGGAAGACGACGTGCCCGATCGGGTTGAGCATCGGGAACGACACGGGGGAGTCGTCGTTCTTGATCAGGACCACGTCGGCCTTCTTGCCGACCTCGAGGCTGCCCAGGTCGGAGTCCCGCCCGATGGTGTGGGCGCCGCCCTTGGTGCACCACTCGAGCACGTCCTTGGCACGCAGCCGCAGGTGCGTGATCGTGTCGCCCTTCAGGTGCGCGGTCAGGTGCTCGGCCATCCGGTCGGCGTTCAGGGTCGAGCGCATGGCCGAGAACATGTCGCCGCTCCACCACACGCTGGTGTCCATCGACAGCGACACCGGGATGCCGTACTGGAGCACCTGCTCGGTGGGGGCGTGCCCCTGGCCGGCGCTGCACTCCGACTCGGTGGCCACGGAGATGGACCCGCCGGTGGCCGCGATCCGCTGGTAGCTGTCACGGGTCAGCGTGGAGGCGTGCACGTACGTCGTCTCCGGCGTCATGAAGCCACCGTCGTACATCTGCTGGATACCGGTGTCGCTCGTGGCACCCCAGACCCCGGCGTGCGTGGTCACCGGGATGCCGAGGTCGCGGGCGACCTCGAACGCGGCCTTCTCCGGGAACGCGGGGTCCCCGGTCACGTCGAAGGCCATCTGGACGCCCATCCGGTCGTCGCCGGCGTCGCGCAGCCGCTCCAGCAGGGAGCGGACGGCGGGGTCGGCGCTCCACTCCCACGGACCGGCCTGGATGTTGCCGTAGGCCATGACGAACCGGCCGGGGACCGAGCGCAGCGCCTCGACCGCTGCCTCGCCGTGGTCGACGGTCTGCAGGTTGTGCGACCAGTCGACGGTCGTCGTCACACCGGCGTCGAGTGACTCGATGGCGGCCAGCCGGTTGCCCGCGGCGATGTCCTCCGGACGGAACTTCTTGCCGTGCTCGAGGTAGTACCAGACGAAGTACTGGGTGAGCGTCCAGTCGGCGCCGTAGCCCCGCATCGCGGTCTGCCACATGTGCCGGTGGGTGTCGATCATGCCCGGCATGACGATGCCGCCGCGGGCATCGATCTCCTGCGTGCCCTCGGGCACCTCCAGCGACGGGCCCACCGCCTCGATCCGGTCGCCGACGACCAGGACGTCGGTGTCGGACAGCACCGAGGACGAGCCGTCCATCGGGAGGACGGTCCCTCCGCGGAAGACGAGCGGGCGGCCGGGCTCCGGGGCGGACTGGGACTGGGTCATGCGGTCCTCCGTGACGTCGTCGTCGTGGGAACGGACGGGCGTCCGCAGACCGGTCGGCCGCCGCCCTGTGGCGGTCACCTTCGACCCGGGGGAGGCTTCTGTCAAGATCGCGTCGCAGTTCCCGGACATGACCTTCTCGCCGGTTGACAGCCGCAAGTGGGCATGACGAGACTGCGGCCGGTGCGGTGGCGGACGGATGTCCGCGAACGAGCGCGACGGCGAGAGGCGGCACCCGAACCCATGACCTCAGGGCAGCCCGGCGACCACCCTTCCACGCCGGCCCACCGGGGACCTCTCGCCGGCCTGCTCGTGGCCGACTTCTCCCGCATCCTGGCCGGCCCGTACAGCACGATGCTGCTGGCCGACCTCGGCGCCGAGGTGGTCAAGGTCGAGGGGCCG from Blastococcus sp. PRF04-17 encodes the following:
- a CDS encoding PfkB family carbohydrate kinase — encoded protein: MREVAVPAADLVTPNHFELDLLSGYTTTSLASVKDAVAAVQALGPRVVLTTSLDAADTPDDAVDLLASEGGRHFRVRTPKLGVSVNGAGDAIAALFLAHWLETRSAGEALGRAAASVFGLLQRTEDAGSREILLVAAQEEFVSPTRTFEVTEV
- the pdxY gene encoding pyridoxal kinase, encoding MRNVLSIQSHVAYGHVGNSSAVFPLQRLGIEVWPVHTVQFSNHTGYGQWTGRVFDGQALEEVVQGIADRGVLGRCDAVLSGYLGSADIGHAVVQTVDRVREANQDAVYCCDPVIGDVGRGCSSDPASRSSCARSPSRPPTW
- a CDS encoding IclR family transcriptional regulator domain-containing protein, with amino-acid sequence MAGRGAGPDFVESLARGLDVLTCFDAGHRRMSLAEVAAAAGLARPTARRLLLTLEELGYVRSSGGSYALTPRVLRLGMAYVGSLGLWDIARPHLEDLVASTGESSSMTQLDGSDIVYVARVSVPKIIAMRVEIGTRFPAVQTSQGKVLLAALSPADLAATLAQPSRSGLPPYIGRPPEQLDRELTEVRARGWALADEELAPGVRSVAVPVRDGSGTVRAAMNVTVHAAETSVERLVEEHLPRLLRTAGDVSAEWALWQSRPHVETARPPTGGSATA
- a CDS encoding amidohydrolase family protein, producing the protein MTQSQSAPEPGRPLVFRGGTVLPMDGSSSVLSDTDVLVVGDRIEAVGPSLEVPEGTQEIDARGGIVMPGMIDTHRHMWQTAMRGYGADWTLTQYFVWYYLEHGKKFRPEDIAAGNRLAAIESLDAGVTTTVDWSHNLQTVDHGEAAVEALRSVPGRFVMAYGNIQAGPWEWSADPAVRSLLERLRDAGDDRMGVQMAFDVTGDPAFPEKAAFEVARDLGIPVTTHAGVWGATSDTGIQQMYDGGFMTPETTYVHASTLTRDSYQRIAATGGSISVATESECSAGQGHAPTEQVLQYGIPVSLSMDTSVWWSGDMFSAMRSTLNADRMAEHLTAHLKGDTITHLRLRAKDVLEWCTKGGAHTIGRDSDLGSLEVGKKADVVLIKNDDSPVSFPMLNPIGHVVFQAQRGDVHTVVVDGRVVKHDGKLVGIDLAPVRQEIENTIEYLKGACGEEVWQAGMFPEMPEAEAAILDNPYQYSDFVDESKRAGGEERVLGR